A window of the Streptomyces formicae genome harbors these coding sequences:
- a CDS encoding DUF1707 SHOCT-like domain-containing protein: protein MTSDLPEMRASDAERERIAERLRDAVAEGRLDMEEFGERLDAAYKARTHGELEPLVRDLPAPGGSASDRPLPATAPASGAVDWPGRIGKPATSKGAFAFWGGFGRKGTWTVGRRFTAVVIQAGGEIDLRDANFEDREIVIRCFTVMGGIQVTVPPDLDVEVRGFGFMGGFGEAGVDDTQPAPGSPRVTITGFALMGGVGIERKLRNADKRRLREARRRELE from the coding sequence ATGACGAGCGACCTTCCGGAGATGCGCGCATCCGATGCCGAGCGGGAGCGGATAGCCGAACGCCTGCGCGACGCCGTGGCCGAGGGCCGCCTCGACATGGAGGAGTTCGGGGAACGGCTGGACGCGGCGTACAAGGCTCGTACGCACGGAGAGCTGGAGCCGCTCGTACGGGACCTCCCGGCGCCCGGCGGCAGCGCCTCGGACCGGCCGCTCCCGGCCACCGCGCCCGCGAGCGGCGCGGTGGACTGGCCGGGCCGTATCGGAAAGCCCGCGACGTCGAAGGGCGCCTTCGCCTTCTGGGGCGGCTTCGGCCGCAAGGGAACCTGGACCGTCGGCCGCCGGTTCACGGCGGTCGTGATCCAGGCGGGTGGCGAGATCGACTTGCGCGACGCGAACTTCGAGGACCGCGAGATCGTCATCCGCTGCTTCACAGTCATGGGCGGCATCCAGGTCACCGTCCCGCCGGACCTGGACGTCGAGGTGAGGGGCTTCGGCTTCATGGGTGGCTTCGGCGAGGCCGGTGTGGACGACACCCAGCCCGCACCGGGCTCGCCGCGCGTGACGATCACCGGTTTCGCCCTGATGGGCGGTGTCGGCATCGAGCGCAAGCTCCGCAATGCCGACAAGCGGCGACTGAGGGAGGCGCGACGGCGCGAGCTGGAGTGA
- the pstS gene encoding phosphate ABC transporter substrate-binding protein PstS yields MTLLEGDPRSVGGYRLEGRLGAGGMGVVFLARSVSGRRLAVKVIRPELATDDGFRVRFGREVAAARQVSGAFTAPVVDADADAEQPWLATLFIPGPSLHQRVAAKGPLPADEVRLLAAGLVEALRDIHRVGLVHRDLKPGNVLLAEDGPRVIDFGIARAIAADPLTRTGMVVGTPAFMAPEQFRTGGVGPAGDVFALGAVLVYAATGHGPFDGESTHGIGFRVVYEEPDLTGLAEELLPLVEPCLAKDPGARPTVEGLLAALSVAPAQTQPAPTEVERAFAPAESQPPSAPTEVEPSSAPAESQPPSAPTEVEPSSAPEETQPPSAPAVQPAHPEPAEPPAPIASQATVGVATLALRPDAPGGEFSALASEPLSDSEPTPTPTPTPTPTPTSRPGRAPRRIALAAAAAVVTASVAVLVPLLADKYGGPDGGKEGQNGGSPSASAPAAEFSCAGAQGTLLGSGSSAVDTAMEEWAAGFQKACPGTTVTYEAVGSGAGFEAFRSGSTGFAASDTPLDPEKVVQSKARCYAGGDGQAVAVPLAATPVSVAYNLPGVSDLVLDAPTLAKIFDGRIRRWDDAAIKGLNPGVPMPSLSVQAIHRSDSTNTTRVFTNYLKSVSGEWPHEAGIDWPVPSGQSVSGNAGLREQVAATAGSLGYVDLAGAAELDTVLLDTGADRPVAADAAGATKALASAKVVGAGGDLSLALDLTTRAPGAYPLASVSYGVVCDKGNDPAGLKTLRAFLSYAVSTPAQQAVAAQGYAPLPDALRERVRKTVRGLG; encoded by the coding sequence GTGACGCTTTTGGAGGGGGACCCGCGGTCGGTCGGCGGGTACCGGCTGGAGGGCAGGCTGGGTGCCGGGGGCATGGGGGTGGTCTTCCTCGCGCGGTCGGTGTCCGGGAGACGGCTCGCGGTCAAGGTCATCCGGCCCGAACTCGCCACGGACGACGGATTCCGCGTGCGATTCGGGCGGGAAGTGGCGGCGGCACGGCAGGTCAGCGGGGCCTTCACCGCCCCGGTGGTCGACGCCGACGCCGATGCCGAACAGCCCTGGCTGGCCACGTTGTTCATACCCGGCCCGTCCCTGCACCAGCGTGTCGCCGCGAAGGGGCCGCTGCCGGCCGATGAGGTACGGCTGCTGGCGGCCGGCCTCGTGGAGGCGCTGCGCGACATCCACCGGGTCGGCCTGGTGCACCGCGACCTCAAGCCGGGCAACGTCCTCCTCGCGGAGGACGGTCCACGGGTCATCGACTTCGGCATCGCCCGCGCCATCGCCGCCGATCCGCTCACGCGCACGGGGATGGTGGTCGGCACCCCCGCCTTCATGGCCCCCGAGCAGTTCCGCACGGGAGGCGTCGGCCCCGCCGGGGATGTGTTCGCGCTGGGTGCGGTCCTCGTGTACGCGGCCACGGGGCACGGGCCCTTCGACGGCGAGAGCACCCACGGGATCGGTTTCCGGGTGGTCTACGAGGAGCCGGATCTGACGGGACTGGCGGAGGAGTTGCTGCCCCTGGTGGAGCCGTGCCTGGCCAAGGACCCCGGCGCGCGGCCCACGGTGGAGGGGCTGCTGGCGGCTCTGTCGGTGGCGCCGGCGCAAACGCAGCCTGCGCCGACGGAGGTGGAACGGGCGTTCGCACCGGCGGAATCGCAGCCGCCGTCCGCACCGACGGAGGTGGAACCGTCGTCTGCACCGGCGGAATCGCAGCCGCCGTCCGCGCCGACGGAGGTGGAACCGTCGTCTGCACCGGAGGAAACGCAACCGCCGTCCGCGCCGGCCGTGCAGCCCGCGCACCCCGAGCCGGCGGAACCGCCGGCACCGATCGCGTCCCAAGCCACCGTCGGCGTTGCGACCTTGGCCCTCCGGCCGGATGCGCCGGGAGGAGAGTTCTCGGCACTGGCTTCCGAGCCGCTGTCGGATTCCGAACCGACGCCGACGCCGACGCCGACGCCGACGCCGACGCCGACGTCCCGGCCGGGCCGCGCGCCCCGGCGGATCGCCCTCGCCGCGGCAGCAGCCGTGGTCACCGCGTCGGTCGCCGTCCTCGTACCTCTGCTCGCCGACAAGTACGGCGGGCCCGACGGGGGCAAGGAGGGCCAGAACGGCGGTTCGCCGTCGGCGTCCGCCCCGGCCGCCGAATTCTCGTGCGCCGGCGCGCAGGGCACCCTGCTGGGGAGTGGATCGTCCGCTGTGGACACGGCGATGGAGGAGTGGGCCGCGGGTTTCCAGAAGGCATGCCCGGGCACGACCGTCACCTACGAGGCCGTGGGGTCGGGAGCGGGATTCGAAGCCTTCCGCAGCGGTTCGACGGGCTTCGCCGCGAGCGACACCCCGCTCGACCCGGAGAAGGTCGTGCAGTCGAAGGCGCGATGCTACGCGGGCGGAGACGGTCAGGCCGTGGCCGTACCCCTGGCGGCCACGCCCGTGTCCGTCGCGTACAACCTGCCCGGGGTCAGCGACCTGGTACTGGACGCGCCCACTCTCGCGAAGATCTTCGACGGCAGGATCCGCCGCTGGGACGACGCCGCGATCAAGGGGCTCAACCCCGGGGTGCCGATGCCGTCCCTCTCCGTACAGGCCATCCACCGCTCGGACTCGACCAACACCACACGGGTGTTCACGAACTACCTGAAGTCGGTGTCCGGCGAGTGGCCCCACGAGGCCGGGATCGACTGGCCGGTCCCCAGCGGCCAGTCGGTCTCCGGGAACGCCGGTCTCCGTGAGCAGGTGGCGGCCACGGCCGGCTCCCTCGGCTACGTCGACCTCGCCGGTGCAGCCGAGCTCGACACCGTACTGCTGGACACCGGAGCGGACCGGCCCGTGGCCGCCGACGCGGCCGGCGCCACGAAGGCCCTGGCCTCCGCCAAGGTCGTCGGCGCCGGCGGCGACTTGTCGCTCGCCCTCGACCTGACCACCCGAGCCCCGGGCGCGTACCCGCTCGCCTCCGTCAGCTACGGCGTCGTCTGCGACAAGGGCAACGATCCCGCCGGTCTGAAGACGCTCCGGGCATTCCTGTCGTACGCGGTCAGCACGCCGGCGCAGCAGGCCGTCGCCGCACAGGGCTACGCTCCGCTTCCGGACGCGCTCAGGGAGCGCGTCCGGAAGACCGTCCGGGGGCTCGGCTGA
- a CDS encoding excalibur calcium-binding domain-containing protein, whose protein sequence is MRRRLLVETRRVGAMGAVSALGTMVLIIALAGCGGGDSGTADGDTKAVAGSSSPAPASTSTSASAPPPAPAWTLRLVDDEEAADAGKRLVIDVLANDTATGGGGSGAGASAQALTSALLATDYSLTVDTAPAHGTAETDGGGRIAYTPESGYDGEDEFTYRVSPDDPEVAGGTAVVRITVTAPAPAPAAPEPPATVHYRNCDAARAAGAAPLHRGDPGYGGHLDRDGDGVACEPYSGGSGSGGSGGSGGSGGSGSSSGGSGGGGGSTYYENCAAARAAGAAPVRLGDPGYGRHLDRDGDGVGCE, encoded by the coding sequence AGGGTGGGTGCGATGGGTGCGGTGAGTGCACTGGGCACGATGGTGCTGATCATCGCGCTCGCGGGATGCGGGGGTGGCGACAGCGGTACGGCCGACGGGGACACGAAGGCGGTGGCCGGGAGCAGCTCGCCTGCGCCCGCGTCCACGTCCACGTCCGCGTCCGCACCCCCTCCGGCGCCTGCGTGGACCCTTCGGCTCGTGGACGACGAGGAAGCGGCGGACGCCGGAAAGCGGCTGGTCATCGACGTACTGGCCAATGACACCGCGACCGGGGGCGGGGGATCGGGGGCAGGCGCGTCCGCACAGGCCCTGACCAGCGCGCTCCTGGCCACGGACTACAGCCTCACCGTCGACACCGCTCCGGCGCACGGCACCGCCGAGACCGACGGCGGCGGCCGGATCGCGTACACCCCGGAGAGCGGGTACGACGGCGAGGACGAGTTCACGTACCGGGTGAGCCCGGACGACCCGGAGGTGGCGGGCGGCACCGCCGTCGTACGGATCACGGTGACCGCGCCCGCCCCCGCGCCCGCTGCTCCTGAGCCCCCTGCCACCGTCCACTACCGGAACTGCGACGCGGCCCGCGCCGCCGGGGCCGCTCCGCTGCACCGCGGGGATCCGGGGTACGGCGGACACCTCGACCGGGACGGCGACGGGGTGGCGTGCGAGCCCTACAGCGGCGGGTCGGGTTCCGGTGGGTCCGGCGGCTCGGGCGGGTCCGGCGGATCCGGGAGCAGCAGCGGCGGCTCCGGGGGCGGCGGAGGCAGTACGTACTACGAGAACTGCGCCGCCGCCCGCGCCGCCGGAGCCGCGCCCGTACGCCTCGGTGATCCCGGATACGGACGGCACCTCGACCGCGACGGCGACGGTGTCGGCTGCGAGTGA
- a CDS encoding DUF445 domain-containing protein, whose amino-acid sequence MERTDLTKPDATAENGTDSRAGTGAGSGSGTAGAGSGTGAGSGAGAAGAGTRTRTTSLPSFAYTAADEEKRRGVRRMKATATGLLLLVALIFVLATWAKNSGIDGWPGYVAAAAEAGMVGALADWFAVTALFKHPLGIPIPHTAIIPTKKDQLGTSLGSFVGENFLSGDVVRARLSALQLGGRLGAWLAEPAHADRVTAELSTALRGALAVLRDSDVQAVVGEAITRRAEAAEIAPGIGKTLDKVVADGAHHRAVDLICARAHDWLVLHGDSVMDAVQGGAPGWTPRFVDRKVGERVYRELLRFVTEMRDAPTHPARGALDRFLADFASDLQSDTDTRARVERMKSDVLARPEVQDIIASAWSSVRTMIISAAEDERSELRLRARASLMSFGARLATDGRLQQKLEGWVEEAAVYVVTTYRTQITSLISDTVASWDAEHTSRKIEAHIGRDLQFIRINGTVVGALAGLVIYTVAHALGA is encoded by the coding sequence ATGGAACGTACTGACCTCACGAAACCGGACGCCACGGCGGAGAACGGTACGGACAGCCGCGCCGGGACCGGGGCGGGCTCCGGCTCCGGGACCGCCGGCGCCGGCTCCGGGACCGGGGCGGGCTCCGGTGCCGGGGCGGCAGGAGCCGGTACGCGTACGCGCACCACCTCCCTGCCCTCGTTCGCGTACACCGCCGCCGACGAGGAGAAACGCCGCGGCGTGCGCCGTATGAAGGCCACCGCCACCGGACTGCTCCTCCTCGTCGCGCTGATCTTCGTGCTCGCCACCTGGGCGAAGAACTCCGGCATCGACGGCTGGCCCGGCTACGTGGCCGCGGCGGCCGAGGCCGGCATGGTCGGCGCGCTGGCCGACTGGTTCGCGGTCACGGCGCTCTTCAAGCACCCCCTGGGCATCCCCATCCCGCACACCGCGATCATCCCCACCAAGAAGGACCAGCTCGGCACCTCGCTCGGCTCCTTCGTCGGCGAGAACTTCCTCTCCGGCGACGTCGTACGGGCCCGGCTGAGCGCCCTCCAGCTCGGCGGGCGGCTCGGCGCCTGGCTCGCCGAGCCCGCGCACGCCGACCGCGTCACCGCCGAGCTGTCCACCGCCCTGCGCGGCGCGCTGGCCGTCCTGCGCGACTCCGACGTCCAGGCCGTCGTCGGCGAGGCCATCACACGCCGCGCCGAGGCCGCCGAGATCGCCCCCGGCATAGGGAAGACGCTGGACAAGGTCGTCGCCGACGGCGCCCACCACCGTGCCGTCGACCTGATCTGCGCCCGCGCCCACGACTGGCTCGTCCTGCACGGCGACTCGGTCATGGACGCGGTCCAGGGAGGGGCCCCCGGCTGGACCCCCCGCTTCGTCGACCGCAAGGTCGGCGAGCGGGTCTACAGGGAGCTGCTCCGCTTCGTCACCGAGATGCGGGACGCCCCCACCCACCCCGCGCGCGGCGCCCTCGACCGCTTCCTCGCCGACTTCGCCTCCGACCTGCAGTCCGACACGGACACCCGGGCGCGCGTCGAGCGCATGAAGTCGGACGTGCTGGCCCGCCCCGAGGTCCAGGACATCATCGCCTCCGCATGGTCCTCCGTACGCACCATGATCATCTCGGCGGCTGAGGACGAGCGCAGCGAGCTGCGGCTGCGCGCCCGCGCCTCGCTGATGTCGTTCGGTGCACGGCTCGCCACGGACGGCCGGCTCCAGCAGAAGCTGGAGGGCTGGGTCGAGGAGGCCGCGGTGTACGTGGTCACGACGTACCGCACGCAGATCACGTCCCTGATCAGCGACACCGTCGCCAGCTGGGACGCCGAGCACACGTCCCGCAAGATCGAGGCGCACATCGGCCGTGACCTGCAGTTCATCCGGATCAACGGCACGGTGGTCGGCGCGCTGGCCGGCCTGGTGATCTACACGGTGGCACACGCGCTGGGCGCGTGA
- a CDS encoding ABC transporter permease — MWMRSTMTYRASFAMTAFGNFAATSFDFVVILLMFTHVDTLGGYSLPETALLYGAAGAAFGLADLAMGSMDRLGRRVRDGTLDTLLVRPAPVLAQVAADRFALRRLGRITQGLLVLGYALFALDIAWTPLKAALVPVMVVSGAAIFASLFVAGAAFQFVAQDAAEVQNSFTYGGNTLLQYPPTLFAKDLVRGVTFVVPLAFVNWLPALYVLGRPYPLDLPRALAFAPPLVAAVCCALAGIAWRAGLRSYRSTGS, encoded by the coding sequence ATGTGGATGCGCTCGACGATGACGTACCGCGCGTCCTTCGCGATGACGGCGTTCGGGAACTTCGCCGCGACCTCGTTCGACTTCGTGGTGATCCTGCTGATGTTCACGCACGTCGACACCCTGGGCGGGTACAGCCTGCCGGAGACCGCACTCCTGTACGGGGCGGCGGGCGCGGCGTTCGGCCTCGCCGACCTGGCGATGGGGTCGATGGACCGGCTGGGGCGGCGCGTGCGCGACGGCACGCTGGACACCCTGCTCGTGCGGCCCGCGCCGGTGCTCGCCCAGGTCGCGGCGGACCGCTTCGCGCTGCGCCGGCTGGGCCGGATCACCCAGGGGCTGCTGGTGCTCGGCTACGCGCTGTTCGCCCTCGACATCGCGTGGACACCGCTGAAGGCTGCGCTGGTGCCGGTGATGGTGGTGAGCGGGGCGGCGATCTTCGCCTCGCTGTTCGTGGCGGGCGCGGCGTTCCAGTTCGTCGCCCAGGACGCCGCCGAGGTGCAGAACTCCTTCACATACGGAGGGAACACGCTGCTCCAGTACCCGCCGACGCTCTTCGCGAAGGACCTGGTGCGCGGCGTGACCTTCGTCGTGCCCCTCGCCTTCGTCAACTGGCTGCCCGCGCTCTACGTGCTCGGGCGGCCGTATCCGCTGGATCTGCCGCGCGCGCTGGCGTTCGCGCCGCCGTTGGTCGCGGCGGTGTGCTGTGCGCTCGCCGGGATCGCGTGGCGGGCGGGTCTTCGTTCGTACCGGAGCACGGGGAGCTGA
- a CDS encoding ABC transporter ATP-binding protein codes for MIDVDGVEKVFDVRRRTGLLRREKTQVRAVDGISFHVPRGAMVGYIGPNGAGKSTTIKMLTGILTPSGGRLRVAGIDPSRERTRLARRIGVVFGQRTTLWWDLPLIDSYRLVHRMYRIPDARYRENLDRCVELLDLGELLDVPVRQLSLGQRMRGDIAAALLHDPEVLYLDEPTIGLDVVSKAKVREFLRDLNAERATTVLLTTHDLTDIEQLCKRVMVIDHGRLMYDGTPDGLHEVGASERTLVVDLERELPPIEVTGARPVRVEGPRQWLSFPASASAAPIVAAIAAEYPLVDLSVREPDIEAVIARMYAGERLMPRGAE; via the coding sequence ATGATCGACGTGGACGGCGTGGAGAAGGTCTTCGACGTACGCCGCAGAACGGGGCTGCTGCGCCGTGAGAAGACGCAGGTGCGGGCGGTGGACGGGATCAGCTTCCACGTCCCGCGCGGCGCGATGGTCGGCTACATCGGCCCGAACGGCGCCGGGAAGTCCACCACCATCAAGATGCTGACGGGCATTCTGACGCCGAGCGGCGGCCGGCTGCGCGTCGCCGGGATCGATCCGTCGCGGGAACGGACCCGGCTCGCGCGGCGCATCGGCGTCGTCTTCGGGCAGCGCACCACCCTGTGGTGGGACCTGCCGCTCATCGACTCCTACCGGCTGGTCCACCGCATGTACCGGATCCCGGACGCGCGCTACCGCGAGAACCTGGACCGCTGCGTCGAACTGCTCGACCTGGGCGAGCTGCTGGACGTGCCCGTACGGCAGCTCTCGCTCGGCCAGCGGATGCGCGGGGACATCGCGGCGGCGCTGCTGCACGACCCGGAGGTGCTCTACCTCGACGAGCCGACGATCGGCCTCGACGTCGTGTCCAAGGCGAAGGTGCGGGAGTTCCTGCGGGACCTCAACGCCGAGCGGGCGACCACCGTGCTGCTGACGACGCACGACCTGACCGACATCGAGCAGCTGTGCAAGCGGGTGATGGTCATCGACCACGGCCGGCTGATGTACGACGGCACGCCCGACGGGCTCCACGAGGTGGGTGCGAGCGAGCGGACGCTGGTGGTGGACCTGGAGCGGGAGCTGCCGCCGATCGAGGTGACGGGGGCACGGCCGGTACGGGTGGAGGGCCCGCGCCAGTGGCTGTCCTTTCCGGCGTCGGCGTCGGCGGCACCGATCGTGGCGGCGATCGCGGCGGAGTATCCGCTGGTGGACCTGTCGGTGCGGGAGCCGGACATCGAGGCGGTGATCGCGAGGATGTACGCGGGGGAGCGGCTGATGCCACGCGGAGCGGAGTGA